Sequence from the Mytilus galloprovincialis chromosome 13, xbMytGall1.hap1.1, whole genome shotgun sequence genome:
CAAGTGATTAGTTTGTTGTTCAACTTGTGATTAACTTTAATCACTTGATTAAATTGTAATTAAACTAAAACACCTATAATTGCTGCGTTAAATATTAATCATCTCATTAAATTCAAAATGGTGGATGTTGTCCAATGGAATTTAGGACCTTTGCCTAGAAAAGAAAGAGTTTTTAGGGGCCAAGACCCTCTACAAATGAATTTTTCTGATGAGCAGTTACGCCAAAGATTTAGGTTTGGAAGGGAAAGCATAGAGTTCATTTCAGACTTGCTTAGAGATGACCTACAAAGTGCAACTGCAAGGTGCACAGCACTGAGTGTTGAGGAGCAGGTTATGATGTCTCTTCGTTTTTTTGCCAGTGGTTCACATCTTCACGTTATAGGTGACACTATGGGCCATGACAAAGCTACCGTGTCCCGGGTGTTAACTAAATTTACGGATGCATTAATTGCAAAGAGGGACCAGTTCATCAAATGGCCATGTACGCCGGATAAGTTGAGTGAAGCTAAAAATGGTTTCTTTGAAAAAGCAGGCTTCCCCAATGTTATTGGCTGTGTAGATGGAACACATGTACGAATTCAAGCCCCCGCAGATGATGAACCAAGCTTTGTTAATCGCAAAGGCTTTCACAGTGTGAATGGGCAAGGGATTTGTGACCATAATTGTAAGTATTTACAGGAATTGAACTGCGTTCCGTCTATCTTCCTCAGTGAACTTTGTCTTGTTTGAACACATCCGGTGCTTCACTTTTCTATTTATAGGAGTCATTTATgtagtcaaggtcgtttaaagccCCCCTCGTCGTTTCTTGTTATCAGTTAAAAGCGAGGTAACTCTAACTTGCTTTATGGCTAACAGCGATCGGAGCAGATTCGTTTTTATCTTAGGGACTGGTCATTTTCTTTCAATTTGGGTTCGGGGATTGGATGGGAGGAAACAGTGGAAttattctggttttttttcatgACCAATGAGGGCAAATAAATCCTAGACCCCCTTTTAAAGACACTAAAATAAGTATAAGATTTTACTTGGTAACAAGTACCTGCCAATTACTCTACCAGTTAAACATATACCAAAATAACGTAACATAGTAAACTATGTTCAATGATTTCTTTAACCAACTACAGAGAAATGATAATCAAGCCAGTTTCTCTAATTCTTCTAGTTACCAATGACCCGTAGGCGGAttgggaggggggaggggggtgcACCCCTTTCAtggaaaaaaaatttggttgattatatagggaatcattaaAGCATGACTTGAGCGGGCCCACCCCTTACGTCAGTCAGCGCCGCCTCCCTTAATGACTATAGTCTAAGTGTTCATTTTCATATGTAAACGTGTGGCCaagttttgcaatgttgcatgtccaccgatatCCAGACAtggtgcgagaaaatatttttggaatatcttcttcttcttctttaggtTTCTAGTGATCCTTCAATTATTGAAGATTATTCGCCGGGCGTCGACTATAACATTTATAATTTACACTAATTTagcaacaaaaaatcaaaaataacaaaataaaaaaaatcaacataacgtatgtacatttgaaatatatgatgctactggacacagaacaGTCAGAAACGGTCGTTTCTGTATGCATAATTGAGCCTgatgaacttgatatcaaagaatacaaaactcgcatttttttgtaaagatgaaattagatagctgacatggtttaaattaaagtaagaccaccaatttcccggtatcaaatcatctaCAAAACAACATCAATGAATTGCCATACAATTATTCACAATataaggaatatggagtaaaagTGCACAGGGCCTTATTTCACACAAAGTCACTACATAGAAAAACACCAATAATCAATGGATAAATTTTTAATTCCTGTTCTTcgtcttgatagttgctggaggcCTTCAACATTATCAGAATCACTTAAATACCGTAAAGCAATGTTAAGATGGTCCTTAGTGTCGACTTAGAAGTACTTGTACTTACATTATAaaactgcactgtcactatatttacaTCTAGTCATAAAAACATCACCAAAGTCTACGAACATGACatgacaagaacagacagacatatCCAGTTTTACTGATTATGAGATTTATATGTACGAtgtttgctttatcctacataccGGACTACTTTTAATGTTGTCTCCGTAAAATCTAAAAGTctaaaattacaatgaatctatgtttttgttttgagacacgaatattcttaaaaaaatagGTAAAAGTTAATTGCATGTCAGTGCAAGAAAGAGTCAGAGAAACGCTCATACTGCATGATTTTGCGTATTTTTCACAGAGTTTCTGGGGGTCTTGAGTGGCTCCCTGACCCCTCGCCAAAATAtatttgcctcactattaaaagaaCCTAGTTACGGCTCTGACTAAGTCCATATATTagaatactcgcagttactgaaagctataagaaaaaaaagaagatgtggtatgactgcaaaTGAGACAATCATTATCCACGAGAGACcgaaatgacacaaaaattaaaaactatataggtcaccgtagcaGTACAACTGGACGTAGCCAGTTACgtatacatcccaacaacaaaaagacaccaagTACAATTATGAGATTACTCGCAGTTACCGACATCTTGTTCAAAGCCACTatcaattaattataaaaaaaaaattgcatctaAGAATAAACTTCCAAGTCCCCCTTTCTTCTGTTCCAATGattcatacaaaaaaaagaagatgtggtatgatggccatttgcaaatgagacaactctccacaagtaaCCAAACTTTGAAGACTTGTCCAGATCTGGCcgctatatttttcaaaaataatttttgatatcAATTGATGAATATGAAATTTCGGAGATGTGGTACAGTTGCCATTGAGGCAAGAACATATATATCAATGAATCGACAGGACAAATTGTGAaagaaaaatcaaatcaaatcataagAATATAATAAGTACTTATTTGGATCAAAAACCATCAAGAATGGTCTATGAATTGTTGTTTAGATATATAATAAGTACATTTATATCattcatatttcaaattttaggTCTTTTTACAAATGTAAGTGCAAACTGGCCAGGGTCATGTCATGACGCCCATGTATTTAAAACATCTGCAGTTGGAATTCATCTGCAGAATCAGTATACCAGTATAGAGCAAGGTGCTGTATTAGGAGACAGTGGTTACCCATGTCGTCCATTTCTGCTAACACCATTTAGGCAACCAATAGAACAGAAAGAACAAAACTTTAATAAAGCTCATATATCAACAAGATGCACAATTGAGAGAACATTTGGAATTTGGAAACAAAGATTTCGACTTCTAAAAACTGGTGTAAGCATAACGAACAAATACTGTTCATATAAGTTATTATTTCAATTAAGTATAGAGGACATGAATACATGTTTTGCAAATTAATAAAATGGATGGAGATTCAACCAGCAAAATTTAGAAAGcttcttttattaaatttactcTTTATAAGCAACTCCAAAAATTTTCACGTCATTATTTATATGACTGTTTGTTTGCTGAAAGTACATAAGCAAACATTTCCTAGATATTTAGGTATTCTAATTCTGTGTCGTGTGTCTCCCTTGTTGTCCTCATACCTTCTTATTTCTATACAACATGCATATTCATCTCAATTATTTACGAAAGTATATCAGGAATACTTCTTGTTTTATTATTGCAAAGtatataagaatgtttttttgtttgtttcagggTTAATTCTACCGTCCCATAAACTCTTGTcatccagttttttttttatgttaagcaAACGTTCTGTTCTTTCCTCCGTTGATAGATGTACCATCATGGAGTGGATTATAGTGTTGAGAAGTACATTTACCAAGTTGTATTTTCACATATTGAATGGAAGGATTGTGAGGTTTTGGCTACCAAATTCAAGAACTTTAAatcactacaaaaaaaaaaatgctcaaaACGCATGTACAATTTTTGCATTTTGGGGTTATTCTTAGAGGTTCTCATTTGAGTCATTCCTATCTCTGTGCTAACAGTTTGAAATAAGAAAACATGACATTTAGACATTAGACCGttcgttttcctgtttgaatgattttacattagtaattttggggccctttatagcttgttgttcggtgtgagccaaggctccgtgttgaaggccgtactttaacctataatggtttactttttaaattgttatttggatggagagttgtctcattggcactcacaccacatcttcctatatctatatatgagcAAAGGATTGGGTTTAAAATTATACGGATTAGAAACACTTTCAAGGAGTCAAAGGCATGTAAATACTGGGCAGATGACCTATACGTTTCACATATCATTAAGTATATAAGAACCATGAGCTTCTTGATGAATGTTCCACATTCTATTGAATTCATGAGACTACAATTTTTAAGAAAGGTTTCAAACCATTCAATTTCCATGTCTCTATTCTAATACTTAACATGTTTTAATTACAGATTAGAATGAGACCAGACCGAGCATGTAAATTTATTGTAGCGTGTGCGATTCTACACAATATAGCCATGATGCTGAAAGAACCGATTATAGCTAATGATGATATTCCAGAGGAACAACCAATGATACAACCATACATTGGACAACAAGATGGTCGAGGAATAAGGAACCACTATGCAACAAATTTTTtctcataataaaaaaattagtTGAGAATAACTTTcatacaaattttgttttaaactttccTTATCATGATACTAGTAATCACCCTTCAGTTGTACatacatatactgtaaattctgaaattattgaaTGTATTTATTAAGGGGTCAGTCATTGTCCTTTCTGGAAATCTTTTAAGTgataaacatgtttttaaagTACACAGAACagtaacaattaaaaaataacaacattaaaacaaaaagcGTTTTTTTAAGAATCTTCAAAACAAGATGACATGGCGGCAAGGTATGCAACCTGAGAACCAGTAAGTGTTGGTGGAATGTTATCATCTCCATTCAATTTTCTGAGCAGTTGTATTTGAAGAGCAACCTTTTGTGACTGTTTTTTCTCCTTTTCTGTCTGCTCTTTTACTAGCCGGCGCTGTTCTGAGTAAAGTTCCATCTGCTCTTTACACACTTTGACCTGCATTTGGAAAACATCTTCTTGTGTTACACGTCTTCTTTTCCTAATATTATTAACACTGTGAACAGATATATTTTCTGCTGTCGACTCACTCCTTGCAGTTACAGGTCTACTGGCCGGTAGCTCAACATTAGTATTTAAAGGCAGGATGTTCGTTACCAATATCCGTGGAGATAAAGGTACTCTTGTAGGTGTTACAGCATTCACATCTGGTTGTTCAACAATAGCATTTTCAATCTCAGCATCATCGTCAGATTCCTCATTTGCTGAAAATATAAATGAGTTGTACATTTTTGTCCCCagaatgttatataaaaaagttagcatttataaaaaaaacattcattttcaaGAAAGATTGATTTTTCCAAAGTTTTCAATagatataatcatttttttttcactgaaataagaaacaaactgagaattgttatttggatggagagttgtctcattggcaccaaggatttgtatatacaaatacaaatccttgttggcactcacaccacatcttcctatatctatgcaattgtttttttttttaacttttttcaatgtCATTGTTTTTTCAATCTCAGTTTGTTTTTCGAATGTCATCTTCCAAAGGAAATGATGTTTACTCCTATTAACAGACTTAAACTGTTTTGGCATTGGGTACGATTTGACTGAGGTACGAGTTGTCGTAAACCCACTATAACCGACTGGTTGCCTCACGTTCGCAGAATTTAGTTACCAGGCAAAGACACATGGTTGAGGGTTTTGTTAAATAATTAGATGAAGATAGAAAAGTTCACgctgaatgaataaatgaataaatggtAAATTTTCATGAGCTTTATCTTATGTCAATGTGGTATACTTCCCTCCGTAGTTAATTTGAAAAACGTATCTGAACTGATATACGTCATTGCCGCATATTTAGGTCAACTTCCATCAATCATTCCGATTTTTGTTTCATTGATTCGTTAATATATAGCCTATATAGATTATCAAAATGTGGATAGTAAAGGTTAAAATTTTTACTGAgctgttttatttttgtgtgCATTCTTTCCAGCACACACAAGTCATTAGCGCTGTAGTACATATCTATTATTAGATGCTATTTTTAGCAACGTATCAAAGGGAAATTCCCAGAAAGGGAGAGCAGACGATAGTCGGAGAAAGTCGGTATCATACATTTTTACGAGGAAATGTAAACTTAAAAAGATATCAGAGGTTGCTttgaatataataaataaaataggaaCACAAATATACCTGCAGGATAGCATTCAAAGCTTGCAGTTTCAATTCCTCCATGAATACCGGAAAAACTTGTTGTATCCTGCAGCATGTTTACAACCCTTTCTACACTTGAGGATGGTTTCTTTGGGGCTGGGCCTCCACCAGTTTTGTTGATTTCCCTCCTATGGTCTGTGAAGACTGACTTGGCTTTTACTGTCAAGTTTCTCCACTTGTCCCTCACCTCCTTCTGAGTCCTGTTGGCAACACCAAGAGCATTAATTTTGTTGGTGATGTTATTCCATACTCTGTTTTTTTCCAGGTTTGTGGTACTGGTactatgtttttcttttataacaGCATAATGTTTTTCCACCTCTGTTTGCAGGATGTTTTCCTCCAACTGAGAAAAGTTAGTTTTCCTCAGTCTTGGCAGTTTCTTTGGGTTTGCATTCTCCATTTTGTATCAGCAGTTGGCAGGAAGTTTAGGTGCTTGCTCAAGTGCATTTAGGGCAAATTTGCATTATGGGAGTTAATCTTAGCTTAATCAAGTGATTAAAAGTTAATGCAGTGATTAGTTAATGCAATGATTAAAATATACTCAGCAACAGATTTTAATCATTGCGTTAGCTAATCAAATGATTAAGTATTTAACGATGCGTTAgagtaaatcatttgattagCTTAACGACAAGTCGAACAACAGACCCCAgtactttatataataaaacaagtgTATAATATATGCATTTTATGTTGCGATAATACTTTTCGGGATCGTAGAGAAAAATAACCTTTCATACCAAAAATCATTCAATCTATgaaaatatattagaaatattaataaagaagTAGATAAAGAAAACTCACGTCAAAATGTCAAGTCTGTCAATACAATACAATGCTGACTATTCTCTATACTTTCAAACTATTTCAATGGCTACTGGACATAAACGTCTGACCATTTCGACTCCATTAGTCCTTCTAACTCTAAACAAAGAAACTAAGAACTGAGCGGTAAAACTTTAAACTAACCAATCAAATCCAAGTAATCATGAATAATGTATGGAAACATTTCAGTGTAATAAAAGTTTATATGAAAcaatatgttttgaagtttatttaatattaacataattatacatctttattttacaattacaatatatacaaaataaagagGCTACCACATTCTCCCCTGTGTTGGAAAAATGACTTCCACGTCATACGACTCCTCCTCCCTCTGACGAAGAAATGACGTTCTCGGCATTCTAAACTGGTATTTCTCTATGATGTTTCTTTCACAATCTCAATGATGGTACGTGTGATGTCATTCTCCATTCCTCTAAACATTCCTTCTTTCAGTTGTAACTTTAACCATTCTGCTTTCTGTAGCCAAGATGATGTTTGTCCAATAGCTTGTTTGGTGATATAATCTTTTAGGTATGCAGGTGGCTTTCTTATTCTTGTTCTTGATGGTAATTCTCTCGGTGGTGTAGGAAGTATTCTACGTCGTCTGAGCCGTGCTGGTTGTTGCTGTGTAATATCGTGAGCCGTTGTGGTATCTGTGTCTACCTCGGTATCACCTGATGTGTCTGGGAGCGTACTGCCATCCTGCTCATCCTGTTTGTCAGAAGTATCCCCTCTGTCAATCTGGTCAGTCGCTTCTTGACCTGTTGTCACATCAGCCCCAAGAGGTGGTTCACCAGTGATTATCTGTACTGGAGGGATAACGTCTTGTCCAAAACCATTCTCTTGACTACCATCAACTAATAACTGATCGTCACCAGCCAAGTTGACGGTTTCTTGTTGCCCATCTACCACAGGTACAGCATCACTGTTGGTGTTGCTCTGTGCGTCTTCCTCTGGCAAATAAATTATATAGCCCTGCTCTGACTCCTCGTCCGATTCTGTGTCAGTTTCCTCTTTGGTACTGTCGGAGTTCGTCTTCGTTTCCTCAAGGACTGTCTTTCTAGGCGGTTTCCTTGGTGCAGGGTTTCTCTTAGGCTCTGTAGCCTTTTCTAAACCGGGCAGATGTCCAATTGGTAGAAGGAGGTTCCTATGTAATGTTCTTTTGCGTCCTTCTCCATTTTCCTTCTGGACCACATAAACAGGTATGTCTTTGTTAGGCTGTCTAACAATTCCGTATGTGTCCTCTTCCCATTTATCTGCTATCTTATGCTTCCCTTCAAAGGCTACTACTTTAATAAGTACACGATCTCCAGGTTGCAAAATGGCTCCACGGGCTCTTTTATCGTATCCTTCTTTCTGTCGACTTTGTGCTGTCTTTGCTGAACGAGATGCAAGTTCATATGCTTTCTTCAGACGCTCCTTCATTGCTTCGGCATACTTTGTAGATGGTTCCTTAGTACCAGTATCCTCAATCCCAAATGCTATGTCCACAGGCAAACGTGGATGTCTACCAAACATCAAGAAGTACGGAGAAAATCCAGTGGTTGTCTGTTTGGTACAGTTGTACGCATGTACTAGTCCAGCTACATGGGACTTCCAATCTTTCTTCTGCGTTGTCTGTAGAGTTCCAAGCATATTCAACAATGTACGGTTGAATCTCTCTGTAAGTCCGTTTCCCATAGGATGGTAAGGTGTTGTTCGAGACTTTTCCATTCCTATAATGTTGCAGAGTTCTTTGATGATCTTGCTTCCAAAGTTCGCTCCTTGATCAGAATGAATACGACTAGGCAATCCATAGTGTACAATGAAGTTGTTGAAAAACGCATCTGCTGTAGTTCGTGCGGTCTGATTCTTTGTAGGAACTGCTAAAGCATATCTGGTGAAGTGGTCTGTGATTACCAAAATGTTTTCATATCCACCTTTTGATCTTTCAAGTTTCAAGTAATCCATGCAAACCAGTTCTAAAGGTTGTGTTGTTTCTATGCTGATAAGTGGAGCTCTATCATTCGGAAGCTGTTTTCGAC
This genomic interval carries:
- the LOC143057163 gene encoding uncharacterized protein LOC143057163, encoding MENANPKKLPRLRKTNFSQLEENILQTEVEKHYAVIKEKHSTSTTNLEKNRVWNNITNKINALGVANRTQKEVRDKWRNLTVKAKSVFTDHRREINKTGGGPAPKKPSSSVERVVNMLQDTTSFSGIHGGIETASFECYPAANEESDDDAEIENAIVEQPDVNAVTPTRVPLSPRILVTNILPLNTNVELPASRPVTARSESTAENISVHSVNNIRKRRRVTQEDVFQMQVKVCKEQMELYSEQRRLVKEQTEKEKKQSQKVALQIQLLRKLNGDDNIPPTLTGSQVAYLAAMSSCFEDS